One window from the genome of Fulvivirga lutea encodes:
- a CDS encoding aspartate kinase, translating into MKVFKFGGASIKSAEAIRNMASIVQENAQKELVVVVSAMGKTTNALESLLDKKRKGEDSELNELSKYHFNICDALFDNTEEITPKMNALLTELEDNLTQTSLPYDQHYDLVISYGELLSSLIVSEYLINKGLNVSLVDSRKYVITDDNYRNGYIDWDETALRIGKLRPQLEQGLILTQGFIGGTKDGHTTTLGREGSDYTAAIYSFCLDAESMTVWKDVPGILNADPKRIKEAELFHEIAYKEASEMTYYGASVIHPKTIKPLANKNIPLFVRSFDDPKSVGTIIHDCEVKHPTPSIIIKENQCLVSFNVLDYTFINEENLSLIFQELAGLDIKINIMQNSAISFSIVVDYREDKLEELIKVLKEHFEIKYNTGLELITIKNYRAETISQYRSGKNILLEQTSRNNYRALYVV; encoded by the coding sequence ATGAAGGTTTTCAAGTTTGGTGGAGCATCCATAAAAAGTGCTGAGGCTATTCGAAATATGGCTTCCATTGTTCAGGAAAACGCACAAAAAGAGCTAGTTGTAGTAGTATCTGCCATGGGAAAAACTACCAACGCATTAGAATCTTTATTGGATAAGAAGAGAAAAGGTGAAGATTCCGAGTTAAACGAGTTGAGCAAATATCATTTCAATATTTGTGACGCCTTGTTTGACAATACCGAGGAGATAACACCAAAAATGAATGCGCTATTAACCGAACTTGAAGATAACCTTACCCAAACGAGTTTGCCGTATGATCAGCATTATGACCTGGTGATTAGCTATGGTGAGCTACTTTCTTCGCTCATAGTCTCAGAATATTTAATAAACAAAGGACTGAACGTGTCTTTAGTGGATAGCAGAAAATACGTAATTACTGATGATAACTACAGAAACGGGTATATTGATTGGGATGAAACTGCATTACGAATTGGCAAGTTAAGACCACAATTGGAACAAGGCCTAATTCTGACTCAGGGTTTTATTGGCGGAACAAAAGATGGCCACACCACAACATTAGGGAGAGAAGGGTCTGATTATACGGCAGCTATTTACAGCTTTTGTCTGGATGCTGAATCAATGACAGTATGGAAAGATGTGCCGGGCATTCTCAATGCAGACCCAAAACGAATTAAAGAAGCTGAACTTTTTCATGAAATAGCGTATAAAGAAGCTTCTGAAATGACTTATTATGGTGCTTCAGTAATTCACCCAAAAACTATAAAGCCTCTAGCCAATAAAAATATTCCACTGTTTGTTAGAAGTTTTGACGACCCAAAAAGTGTTGGTACAATAATTCATGATTGTGAGGTTAAGCATCCTACACCCTCTATCATCATTAAAGAAAATCAATGCCTGGTTTCATTTAATGTATTGGATTATACTTTTATCAATGAAGAAAATTTGAGCCTAATTTTTCAGGAACTAGCGGGCCTTGACATAAAGATTAATATCATGCAAAATTCCGCTATTTCATTTTCTATCGTTGTCGACTATAGAGAGGATAAGCTGGAAGAGTTAATAAAAGTGCTGAAAGAGCATTTTGAAATTAAGTACAATACGGGACTAGAACTAATCACAATTAAAAATTATCGAGCAGAAACTATTAGCCAGTATAGAAGTGGTAAAAACATATTGTTAGAGCAAACTTCACGTAATAACTACAGGGCACTATACGTAGTTTAA
- a CDS encoding low molecular weight protein-tyrosine-phosphatase, translating to MEKVLFVCLGNICRSPLAEGLAIKLSKELGVEKKVEFDSCGTSNYHIGEKPDKRTIENAEENGLKLNHKARQFDKADFREFDYIIAMDQANLSNIKKLDQEGQFDDKLYLMREFDNEDKGADVPDPYFGGPKGFQEVYDILERSVQKFLEEKIA from the coding sequence ATGGAAAAAGTCTTGTTTGTTTGTTTAGGTAACATATGTCGCTCTCCATTAGCGGAAGGATTAGCAATAAAATTATCCAAAGAGTTAGGTGTGGAAAAAAAAGTTGAATTCGATTCCTGCGGTACAAGCAACTATCATATTGGCGAGAAACCAGACAAAAGAACAATCGAAAATGCTGAGGAAAACGGCCTCAAATTGAACCATAAAGCAAGGCAATTTGATAAAGCAGATTTCAGGGAATTTGACTATATCATTGCGATGGATCAGGCCAACCTTTCAAATATTAAAAAGCTCGATCAGGAAGGGCAATTTGATGATAAACTTTATCTCATGCGTGAGTTTGATAATGAAGACAAGGGCGCGGATGTTCCAGATCCTTACTTTGGTGGACCCAAAGGCTTTCAGGAGGTTTATGATATACTTGAAAGGTCCGTACAAAAGTTTTTAGAAGAAAAAATAGCTTAA